One region of Populus trichocarpa isolate Nisqually-1 chromosome 4, P.trichocarpa_v4.1, whole genome shotgun sequence genomic DNA includes:
- the LOC7494578 gene encoding pectinesterase 31: MASRVVTVAQDGSGDFTTVQEAVDAVPLCNTCRTVIRVPPGVYRQPVYVPKTKNLITLAGLRPEDTILTWNNTSAKIDHHQASRVIGTGTFGCGTVIVEGEDFIAENITFENSSPEGSGQAVAIRVTADRCAFYNCRFLGWQDTLYLHYGKQYLKDCYIEGSVDFIFGNSTALLEHCHIHCKSAGFITAQSRKSSQESTGYVFLRCVITGNGGTSYMYLGRPWGPFGRVVFAYTYMDHCIRHVGWNNWGKAENERSACFYEYRCFGPGSCPSKRVTWSRELIDEEADQFLMHCFIDPDPERPWLCQRMALSIPYSA; this comes from the exons ATGGCTAGTCGAGTGGTGACGGTGGCACAAGACGGGAGTGGAGACTTTACGACGGTGCAGGAAGCAGTAGATGCGGTGCCACTCTGCAACACGTGTAGAACTGTGATTCGTGTGCCACCTGGGGTTTACAGGCAGCCCGTGTACGTGCCGAAGACCAAGAATCTCATAACTCTTGCGGGTTTAAGACCTGAAGACACTATCTTGACTTGGAACAACACTTCTGCCAAAATTGATCATCACCAG GCTTCGAGGGTCATTGGAACTGGGACGTTTGGGTGTGGGACTGTGATAGTGGAAGGAGAGGATTTTATTGCTGAGAATATCACTTTTGAAAACTCTTCTCCTGAG GGTTCAGGCCAAGCTGTGGCAATTAGGGTGACTGCTGATCGGTGCGCATTCTATAATTGCCGGTTCCTTGGGTGGCAG GATACTCTCTATTTGCATTATGGGAAGCAGTATTTGAAAGATTGCTACATTGAAGGAAGTGTGGACTTTATCTTTGGGAACAGCACTGCTCTCTTGGAACATTGTCATATTCACTGCAAGTCAGCAGGTTTTATAACTGCTCAAAGCAGAAAATCTTCTCAGGAGTCAACTGGTTATGTCTTTTTGAG ATGCGTGATTACTGGTAATGGAGGGACTTCATATATGTACCTTGGACGTCCATGGGGACCCTTTGGAAGAGTGGTCTTTGCATACACATACATGGATCATTGTATCAGACATGTAGGATGGAACAACTGGGGTAAAGCAGAAAATGAGAGAAGTGCTTGCTTTTATGAGTACAG GTGCTTTGGGCCAGGTAGTTGCCCATCAAAACGAGTGACATGGTCAAGAGAACTGATAGATGAAGAGGCAGATCAATTTCTGATGCATTGTTTCATTGACCCGGATCCAGAAAGGCCTTGGCTATGCCAAAGAATGGCCTTGAGCATTCCATACTCCGCATAG